Proteins encoded in a region of the Bacillus marinisedimentorum genome:
- a CDS encoding SDR family oxidoreductase, with protein MGSLDGQVVVITGASSGIGEATAEKLAGEGAKVMLAARREERLKEIADQIRTKGGGEIDFKTTDVTSRQDVEELIAYTKETFGPVDVLFNNAGLMPLSLMDKVKVEEWERMVDVNIKGVLYGIAAVLPDMKERNTGHIITTSSVAGHEIFPGSAVYSGTKFAVRVVMEGLNKELARTNIKSTSISPGAVATELTQTITDEDILSGFAKQQMTPLQSEDIANAVYYAISQPEGVEVNEVIVRPTSQG; from the coding sequence ATGGGTTCTTTAGATGGACAAGTGGTAGTGATCACAGGGGCGAGCAGCGGAATTGGAGAGGCGACAGCCGAAAAGCTGGCAGGTGAAGGTGCGAAGGTCATGCTGGCGGCCCGCCGTGAAGAGCGCTTAAAGGAAATCGCTGATCAGATCCGGACAAAGGGCGGCGGTGAGATTGATTTTAAGACGACAGATGTGACGTCAAGACAGGATGTTGAAGAATTGATTGCCTATACAAAAGAAACGTTCGGCCCTGTCGATGTTTTGTTTAATAATGCCGGTTTGATGCCGCTCTCGTTAATGGATAAAGTCAAAGTGGAAGAATGGGAGCGTATGGTCGATGTCAATATCAAAGGTGTCCTATATGGGATTGCGGCTGTTCTTCCTGACATGAAGGAGCGCAACACCGGCCATATCATTACGACGTCATCTGTAGCGGGCCATGAAATCTTCCCGGGCAGCGCTGTATACAGCGGTACGAAATTTGCTGTCAGAGTCGTAATGGAAGGGCTGAATAAAGAACTTGCCCGCACAAACATCAAGTCAACGAGCATTTCGCCTGGAGCGGTTGCAACAGAATTGACCCAGACGATTACGGATGAAGATATTTTGAGCGGGTTTGCCAAGCAGCAGATGACACCTCTTCAGAGTGAAGATATAGCGAATGCTGTTTACTACGCCATAAGCCAGCCTGAAGGTGTCGAAGTGAATGAAGTCATTGTCCGGCCGACGTCTCAAGGCTAA
- a CDS encoding SIMPL domain-containing protein → MREGQIHNRVDDLETAEYEPDESRGGPWAFPVKSELERGTLKVYGSGSVFVVPDMAVISFGIMTESENVTEAQQANAEKANRLVAALRQMGIAKNDIKTAGYTIVPRYDFVEGKQVFRAYEVRHRFEVQVRDVSMAGRVIDLAAASGANIDYDVEFRLSNEEKYYRKALQRAAIDAGKKAEAVSMSAGLRLIRIPESITELPASRPEPKYVQAFAAQMESATPVEPGRQEIEARVESVYRYC, encoded by the coding sequence ATGAGAGAAGGCCAAATTCATAACCGGGTCGATGATTTGGAGACGGCGGAGTATGAACCAGATGAATCCCGAGGGGGTCCGTGGGCATTCCCGGTGAAATCTGAATTAGAAAGGGGAACGCTGAAAGTATACGGTTCGGGAAGTGTTTTTGTTGTCCCTGACATGGCCGTAATTTCATTCGGAATCATGACGGAATCAGAAAATGTAACAGAAGCCCAGCAGGCAAATGCCGAAAAAGCGAACCGGCTGGTGGCGGCACTCAGACAAATGGGCATTGCAAAAAATGATATCAAAACGGCAGGATATACAATCGTGCCCCGCTATGACTTTGTCGAAGGGAAACAAGTTTTCCGTGCGTATGAAGTAAGGCACCGGTTCGAAGTGCAGGTAAGGGATGTGTCTATGGCCGGAAGGGTCATTGATCTGGCTGCTGCATCAGGGGCAAACATTGACTATGATGTTGAATTCAGGCTGTCGAATGAAGAAAAATATTATCGGAAAGCGCTGCAGCGAGCTGCTATCGATGCGGGAAAAAAGGCGGAGGCCGTCTCCATGAGTGCAGGCCTGCGGCTTATTCGCATACCGGAATCCATCACTGAATTGCCGGCATCAAGACCAGAGCCAAAGTATGTTCAGGCCTTTGCTGCCCAGATGGAAAGTGCCACCCCTGTTGAACCGGGACGGCAGGAGATTGAAGCCAGGGTGGAATCCGTTTATCGATACTGTTGA